A genomic window from Bdellovibrio sp. SKB1291214 includes:
- a CDS encoding LysR family transcriptional regulator, with protein MDRIENMHIFMKVAELGSFTGASEHLSLPKATVSNAIQQLENNLGTRLFHRTTRKVQLTQDGMTFFERCRDLLSDVDEVENLFKKDASQVHGRIRIDMGAAMARNAVVPKLPQFLKMYPDVQIELSCSDRKVDLVREGFDCVIRVGNLADSGLIARPLGKFAIGNYASTEYLEKYGRPRKLEDLQNHYLVHYVQSWGGKPDGFEYFDGEKYRTLAMKSKITVNNVDSYTAACLAGLGIIQAPSVGKNDFLHKKKVEEILPKLRAEAMPVSIVYPHRRNVAKRVQVFMDWLESILKDYVE; from the coding sequence ATGGATCGTATCGAAAATATGCATATCTTTATGAAGGTCGCCGAATTAGGCAGTTTTACCGGGGCGTCAGAACACCTGAGCCTGCCTAAGGCGACGGTTTCAAATGCGATTCAACAGTTGGAAAATAACTTAGGTACAAGATTGTTTCATCGCACGACCCGTAAGGTGCAGCTGACTCAAGATGGAATGACCTTTTTTGAGCGCTGCCGCGATTTGCTGTCAGATGTAGATGAAGTGGAAAATCTTTTTAAAAAAGATGCCTCTCAAGTGCATGGAAGAATCCGTATTGATATGGGGGCTGCCATGGCTCGCAATGCTGTTGTTCCCAAACTGCCGCAGTTTTTAAAGATGTACCCTGATGTACAAATTGAATTGAGTTGTTCAGACCGCAAAGTTGATTTGGTCCGCGAAGGTTTCGATTGTGTTATTCGTGTCGGTAATTTGGCAGACTCAGGTTTAATTGCTCGGCCCCTTGGAAAGTTTGCCATCGGAAACTACGCAAGTACTGAGTATCTGGAAAAATACGGTCGCCCGAGAAAGCTCGAGGATTTGCAGAATCACTATCTAGTTCATTATGTACAAAGTTGGGGAGGGAAACCCGACGGTTTTGAATACTTTGACGGAGAAAAGTACCGAACCTTGGCGATGAAATCTAAAATCACAGTTAACAATGTCGACTCATATACCGCCGCTTGCTTAGCGGGCTTAGGAATTATTCAAGCGCCCTCTGTGGGGAAAAATGACTTTCTTCATAAAAAGAAAGTGGAAGAGATTCTGCCAAAGCTTCGCGCGGAGGCGATGCCAGTTTCGATTGTGTATCCGCATCGTCGAAACGTTGCAAAGCGCGTTCAAGTATTTATGGATTGGCTAGAAAGCATTCTGAAGGACTATGTAGAGTAG
- a CDS encoding SDR family NAD(P)-dependent oxidoreductase, with translation MKIAIITGGSRGLGKSSALHMADKGVGVILTYNSQKDEADKVVAEIEKKGGKAAAIQLDVSNSKNFVAFVSSIKDVLKSKFGSDRFDYLVNNAGTGAYVPFTEMTEEVFDSLQNIHFKGPYFLTQKLLPIMNDGGRIVNVSSGLARFSVPGSSAYGALKGAVETWTRYLAKELGPRKITANVVAPGPIATDFGGGRVRDNKEMNAMLSSQTALGRVGEADDIGKLVASLVQDDMGWVNAQRIEASGGIFI, from the coding sequence ATGAAAATTGCAATCATCACAGGCGGAAGCCGCGGACTTGGAAAAAGCTCAGCTCTACATATGGCAGACAAAGGTGTCGGCGTCATCTTGACCTACAACAGCCAAAAGGACGAAGCAGATAAAGTTGTTGCCGAGATCGAAAAAAAAGGTGGCAAAGCAGCGGCCATTCAGTTGGATGTATCTAATTCAAAAAACTTCGTAGCTTTTGTCAGCTCAATAAAAGATGTTTTAAAATCAAAATTCGGCAGCGACCGCTTTGACTACCTCGTCAATAATGCCGGAACTGGCGCCTATGTTCCGTTCACAGAGATGACGGAAGAAGTATTTGATTCTCTTCAAAACATTCACTTCAAAGGTCCTTACTTCCTGACCCAAAAACTTTTGCCCATCATGAACGATGGCGGCCGTATCGTAAATGTATCCAGCGGCCTTGCTCGCTTCTCCGTTCCGGGCTCGTCTGCTTACGGCGCCCTTAAAGGTGCGGTTGAAACATGGACTCGTTATTTAGCTAAGGAATTGGGCCCTCGCAAAATCACAGCCAACGTTGTAGCTCCCGGCCCTATCGCCACCGACTTCGGCGGAGGCCGCGTTCGCGACAACAAAGAAATGAATGCCATGCTGTCATCTCAAACAGCCTTGGGTCGCGTGGGTGAAGCGGATGACATCGGCAAACTGGTAGCCAGCTTAGTTCAAGACGACATGGGCTGGGTCAACGCCCAAAGAATCGAAGCCTCCGGCGGCATCTTTATCTAA
- the smc gene encoding chromosome segregation protein SMC, whose translation MRIKKIELIGFKSFKDRTVIHFDSGITGIVGPNGCGKSNIVDALMWVMGDQSAKDLRASQMTDVIFGGAEGYAPLGMCEVSLTLENDGGAFPAKYIKHSEIMVTRRLHRNGEGEYFINKEPARLKDLQEIFMDTGAGSKGFSIIAQGMIGKIITSKPEDRRMLIEEAAGITKFKARKKESQRKLVQTDQNLLRLQDIVGELKRQIDSLQRQAQRAERYRTIKNQIEDLDLWISTAQYVELARAAEEAQAIFNEAQSMEIEGDANLSTLQGQLEVLKLQILEKEKMVEEHQTLHFDKQSTVQKKEMEIQELRFEIEQARRNEQMTGTILQEQQARQELLARDKATLEEQITELKEEAETLTATFTEKNDIFQNFNSRIGTVDEDLTTKRRELFAVGQSESSLDARVNSLSAQIADLTDRQDNEQQVLNELREKQVEFENRRKKVTNELDKERQMQLDLASDVDSFEANKKILTDSLAEKKAEVESFKDSLNETASRLYGLENLQNNFEGFQEGVKQVMLWQKTRSQELMADGSVVTHFQPVSEVVEVPAEYEVAMEAALGSRLQMLLSSDANIAVDAVSHLKEQKSGRSSFMSAGDQTLAYNRSEAPIGQEGVQAILKDVVKAADKFQNTVTYMLDGVAIVDSIRTALNLRATYTGWTFVTLDGDTLTADGVLTGGSSESADSGMLKRRREIKELSEKKDEYAGKLQLAQMALKKVEEQLNNVVNDFEGAQKRKMDQEIKVTELRKDLERAENEVQNAQAAVERQEREVKKLTEQLEVQEQKLEELNQALIEAREKKVLLEGEVEALNSELNSVRLGFDGLQAEVTDLQVRSASKTQEYQGVLRQLEMVTKSLNDLEAQLARMSEEAEGYNSQMTESQVTLEEKKIEFERLLDEVEQLKLQAARTKDEYEVMSESIRAIEEEASTSQRLRNERQHKMNDSQLKLEQAKMKEQYLIESIRERYMLNLPDVIEKYINKEGDFLQADAQLKDLREKLAKIGEVNLSAIEEYEETAQRYEFLTKQHADLTEAKEQLRKVIDRINRICSKRFKETFDLVNERFTRVFPVLFGGGEAWLEMVEETEKNEAGIEIIARPPGKKTQNVSLMSGGEKALTAVALVFSIFLVKPSPYCLLDEVDAPLDDANVFRFNDLVREMAKRSQIIVVTHNKHTMEVAKKLYGVTMQERGVSTMVSVALNDIK comes from the coding sequence TTGAGAATTAAAAAGATTGAACTCATTGGTTTTAAGTCGTTCAAAGATCGCACGGTGATCCATTTCGATTCCGGTATTACAGGTATCGTGGGACCAAATGGTTGCGGTAAATCTAACATCGTAGACGCCCTTATGTGGGTTATGGGTGACCAGTCTGCGAAGGACCTTCGTGCATCTCAGATGACTGACGTTATCTTTGGTGGTGCTGAAGGGTACGCTCCACTAGGTATGTGTGAAGTGTCGTTGACGCTTGAAAACGACGGTGGCGCATTCCCAGCGAAATACATCAAGCACTCTGAAATCATGGTGACTCGTCGTCTGCACAGAAATGGCGAGGGGGAGTACTTCATCAATAAAGAACCAGCACGTCTCAAAGACTTGCAAGAAATCTTTATGGATACAGGTGCTGGTTCTAAAGGTTTCTCTATCATCGCTCAAGGTATGATCGGTAAGATCATCACTTCGAAACCTGAAGATCGCCGCATGCTTATTGAAGAAGCTGCGGGTATCACTAAGTTCAAAGCTCGTAAAAAAGAGTCTCAACGTAAATTGGTTCAGACGGATCAAAACTTGCTTCGTTTGCAAGACATTGTGGGCGAGTTGAAACGCCAAATCGATTCTTTGCAAAGACAAGCGCAACGTGCGGAACGTTACCGCACTATCAAAAACCAAATCGAAGATTTGGATTTGTGGATTTCGACAGCTCAGTACGTAGAACTGGCTCGCGCGGCTGAAGAAGCTCAAGCGATCTTCAACGAAGCGCAAAGCATGGAAATCGAAGGCGATGCAAACCTTTCGACTCTTCAAGGTCAATTGGAAGTTTTGAAACTTCAAATCCTTGAAAAAGAGAAAATGGTTGAAGAGCACCAAACGCTTCATTTCGACAAACAATCCACAGTTCAGAAAAAAGAAATGGAAATCCAAGAGCTTCGTTTTGAAATCGAACAAGCTCGTCGTAACGAACAAATGACTGGCACGATCTTGCAAGAACAACAGGCGCGCCAAGAATTGCTTGCTCGTGATAAAGCGACGTTGGAAGAACAAATCACTGAGCTGAAAGAAGAAGCTGAAACACTGACAGCGACTTTCACAGAGAAAAATGACATCTTCCAAAACTTCAACTCTCGTATTGGGACTGTTGATGAGGATCTAACGACTAAACGTCGCGAACTGTTCGCCGTGGGCCAATCTGAATCTTCTTTGGATGCTCGTGTAAATTCATTGTCGGCACAAATCGCTGATTTGACAGACCGTCAAGACAACGAACAACAAGTCCTAAATGAACTTCGCGAAAAACAGGTCGAGTTCGAAAATCGCCGTAAGAAAGTGACGAACGAACTTGATAAAGAACGTCAAATGCAATTGGACTTGGCAAGTGACGTGGATTCTTTCGAAGCCAACAAAAAGATCCTGACGGATTCATTGGCAGAGAAAAAGGCCGAAGTTGAATCGTTCAAAGATTCTTTGAACGAAACAGCGTCCCGCTTGTACGGGCTAGAAAACTTGCAGAACAACTTCGAAGGTTTCCAAGAAGGTGTGAAACAAGTGATGTTGTGGCAAAAAACTCGTTCTCAAGAGTTGATGGCGGATGGATCTGTTGTCACTCACTTCCAACCGGTATCTGAGGTTGTTGAAGTTCCGGCTGAGTACGAAGTAGCCATGGAAGCAGCATTGGGCTCACGCCTGCAAATGCTTTTATCTTCTGACGCAAATATCGCAGTCGATGCGGTATCTCATTTGAAGGAACAAAAATCTGGCCGTTCCAGCTTCATGTCTGCGGGCGATCAAACTTTGGCTTACAACCGTTCTGAAGCTCCGATCGGTCAAGAGGGCGTTCAAGCCATTCTTAAAGACGTGGTGAAAGCGGCTGATAAGTTCCAAAATACTGTCACTTATATGTTGGACGGTGTAGCGATCGTTGATTCGATCCGTACGGCTTTGAATCTTCGCGCGACTTACACGGGCTGGACCTTCGTTACTCTTGACGGTGACACTTTGACTGCTGACGGTGTTTTGACAGGTGGTTCTTCAGAATCAGCAGATTCTGGCATGCTGAAACGCCGCCGCGAGATCAAAGAGTTGTCAGAGAAAAAAGACGAATACGCGGGCAAATTGCAATTGGCTCAAATGGCTTTGAAAAAAGTTGAAGAGCAGTTAAACAATGTTGTGAACGATTTTGAAGGTGCTCAAAAACGTAAAATGGATCAAGAGATCAAAGTTACGGAATTGAGAAAAGACCTGGAACGCGCTGAAAATGAAGTGCAAAATGCACAAGCTGCCGTTGAACGCCAAGAACGCGAAGTCAAAAAACTGACAGAGCAGTTGGAAGTTCAAGAGCAAAAACTTGAGGAGTTGAATCAGGCTTTGATTGAAGCTCGCGAGAAGAAAGTTCTTCTTGAAGGCGAAGTAGAGGCTTTGAACTCTGAGTTAAACTCTGTTCGTTTGGGTTTTGACGGTCTTCAAGCGGAAGTAACTGACCTTCAAGTTAGATCAGCTTCTAAAACTCAAGAATACCAAGGTGTATTAAGACAGCTTGAGATGGTTACTAAGTCATTGAATGACCTTGAAGCACAATTGGCTCGCATGAGCGAAGAGGCTGAAGGCTACAACTCTCAAATGACTGAGAGCCAAGTGACTTTGGAAGAAAAGAAAATCGAATTTGAACGTCTCTTGGATGAAGTTGAGCAATTGAAATTGCAAGCAGCTCGTACCAAAGACGAATATGAAGTGATGTCTGAATCCATCCGCGCGATCGAAGAGGAAGCTAGTACTTCTCAACGTCTTCGCAACGAAAGACAGCACAAAATGAATGACTCTCAATTGAAGCTTGAACAAGCTAAGATGAAAGAGCAGTACTTGATCGAATCCATCCGCGAACGTTATATGTTGAACCTTCCGGACGTTATCGAAAAGTACATCAATAAAGAAGGCGACTTCTTGCAAGCTGATGCTCAACTTAAAGATCTTCGTGAAAAATTAGCGAAAATCGGTGAAGTGAACTTGTCAGCGATTGAAGAGTACGAAGAAACAGCTCAACGTTATGAGTTCTTGACGAAACAACACGCAGATTTGACAGAAGCGAAAGAGCAACTTCGTAAAGTTATCGATCGTATCAACAGAATCTGTTCTAAACGTTTCAAGGAAACTTTCGATTTGGTTAACGAACGTTTCACTCGCGTATTCCCAGTGCTATTCGGCGGTGGTGAAGCGTGGTTGGAAATGGTTGAAGAAACTGAAAAGAACGAAGCCGGTATCGAGATCATCGCACGTCCTCCAGGCAAAAAGACTCAAAACGTGTCTTTGATGTCGGGGGGGGAGAAAGCGTTGACTGCGGTAGCGCTGGTATTCTCGATCTTCTTGGTGAAACCATCACCATACTGCTTGCTGGATGAGGTTGATGCGCCACTTGATGACGCCAACGTATTCCGTTTCAACGACTTGGTTCGCGAGATGGCAAAACGCTCTCAAATCATCGTTGTTACCCATAACAAACACACGATGGAAGTTGCTAAGAAACTTTACGGCGTAACTATGCAAGAGCGTGGTGTATCGACGATGGTTTCTGTAGCCCTCAACGATATCAAATAA
- a CDS encoding DUF4423 domain-containing protein — translation MSTDSMKTPTYRDFLFEEFKRRKRKNSSYSLRAFARDLELNASRLSEIMNGKVGLSDVKGAEMAEKFGLVEKDREYFLDLIRAEHARSAIAKKEARERVRMYLMDERTLTDSEFNTVSDWRCLAVLELLNIPDIETSVAAFADRLGLPHYEVDDIVARLVENKMLDTSQERWVALEGDFTTSADVSSLAIKNFHHQMLSRAKRSIEKDHVEHREFSSVIFAMSAEQMKYAKDRLREFRRALVKELESMPGKEKVYSLSMQLFELKGDTE, via the coding sequence ATGAGCACAGATTCAATGAAGACCCCGACATACAGAGATTTCCTTTTTGAAGAGTTCAAAAGAAGAAAGCGTAAGAATTCCTCTTACTCTTTGCGGGCCTTTGCGCGAGACCTTGAGTTAAATGCTTCTCGCCTCAGTGAAATCATGAATGGCAAGGTGGGGCTGTCTGACGTTAAAGGCGCAGAGATGGCAGAAAAATTCGGTTTGGTCGAAAAGGACCGCGAATACTTTTTGGACTTAATTCGCGCAGAACATGCTCGCAGCGCAATAGCCAAGAAGGAAGCAAGAGAGCGCGTTCGCATGTACTTGATGGATGAACGCACTTTGACAGATTCTGAATTTAATACCGTTTCGGATTGGCGATGCTTAGCTGTTTTGGAACTATTGAATATTCCTGATATTGAAACGTCGGTTGCAGCTTTCGCAGATCGCTTGGGGCTGCCTCACTATGAAGTCGACGATATTGTGGCTCGATTGGTTGAAAATAAAATGTTGGACACTTCTCAAGAGCGTTGGGTGGCACTTGAAGGGGATTTCACCACTTCAGCAGATGTGTCGTCTCTGGCGATTAAAAACTTTCACCACCAAATGTTGTCGCGCGCGAAAAGATCCATCGAAAAAGACCACGTTGAACACCGCGAATTCTCCTCTGTGATTTTCGCGATGAGTGCTGAGCAGATGAAATATGCCAAGGACCGTTTGCGCGAATTTCGCCGGGCTTTGGTGAAAGAGTTAGAGTCCATGCCCGGCAAGGAAAAGGTATACAGCCTTTCCATGCAACTGTTTGAATTAAAAGGGGACACAGAATGA
- a CDS encoding MipA/OmpV family protein — protein MLTLLLVLSITPFAVAGDEQAPPLWDWGLGLGYIRYADYPSSDEYSDIMIPFPTFQYRGEFLRADDREGGRAYLFKTDSWSLEFSGGGRLPLDSTKNLARAGMENLPLVLDGGPQLVYASGRTWEFQLAPFLSAAADGSYIRQNGMRFKAQLIYRWEGETRGPFASPIIISGTAALEMNAATDEYMRTYFQVDPTYATATRPAYNAVSGFLNNNLSYYQRFSSGRFSMYIGGSVSDYSWSANRASPLHKTDLNVGYGVGLTYQFGESARPSVSPEDTQGVINRYRKLRRERLIPID, from the coding sequence TTGTTGACCCTTCTTTTGGTACTTTCGATCACTCCGTTCGCTGTCGCGGGCGACGAGCAAGCACCTCCGTTATGGGACTGGGGCTTAGGTCTGGGTTATATTCGCTACGCTGATTATCCGTCCTCTGATGAATACTCCGACATAATGATTCCATTTCCGACCTTTCAATATCGTGGCGAATTTTTGCGCGCCGACGACCGTGAAGGGGGGCGTGCTTATCTTTTTAAAACGGACTCATGGTCCTTGGAATTTTCTGGGGGTGGACGATTGCCTTTGGATTCCACCAAAAACTTGGCGCGTGCTGGGATGGAAAACCTGCCGCTGGTTTTAGATGGGGGTCCACAGTTAGTGTATGCAAGCGGCAGGACGTGGGAATTTCAACTGGCTCCCTTTTTATCTGCAGCAGCTGATGGCTCGTACATTCGTCAAAACGGAATGCGCTTTAAAGCTCAATTGATTTATCGTTGGGAAGGGGAGACTCGTGGCCCCTTTGCTTCGCCAATTATAATTTCTGGCACCGCAGCCTTGGAAATGAACGCGGCCACAGATGAATATATGCGCACATATTTTCAGGTTGATCCAACCTATGCGACGGCCACAAGGCCTGCCTACAATGCGGTGTCAGGCTTTTTGAACAACAATCTATCCTATTATCAAAGATTTTCGTCAGGTCGTTTTTCGATGTATATCGGGGGATCGGTTTCTGACTATTCGTGGTCCGCAAATCGCGCAAGCCCTTTGCATAAAACAGATTTAAACGTGGGTTACGGCGTGGGGCTTACATACCAATTCGGTGAATCGGCAAGACCCTCAGTCTCGCCCGAAGACACTCAAGGTGTGATCAATCGCTATCGCAAACTAAGACGGGAACGATTGATTCCTATCGATTAG
- the ppdK gene encoding pyruvate, phosphate dikinase translates to MNQNVTLEKPNTTKAAIPQKFVYFFAAGDSEGNAGMKNILGGKGANLAEMTSLGIPVPPGFTISTEICTHFYEEGGKLPEWVRPKVIEAMQKVEAKIGKKFGDVNNPLLVSVRSGARASMPGMMDTILNLGLNDQTVEGLAKSSNNPRFAWDSYRRFIQMYSDVVMGMNSSLLEVTLEDMKEEKHYKLDTELTVDDLKALVKKFKELVHQMTGQSFPADPWEQLWGSVSAVFRSWNTPRAITYRELHSIPAAWGTAVNIQSMVFGNMGDDSATGVAFTRNPSTGDKAFYGEFLINAQGEDVVAGIRTPQPITKIAAAATGVQSLEEALPKAYQQLVDIYKKLEGHYRDMQDIEFTIERSTLWMLQTRNGKRTAAAALKIACDMIDEKLITEEEALLRLDPSSLDQLLHPTLDPKAQKTQLAKGLPASPGGVNGQIVFTSEEAVEWKEQGKKVILVRVETSPEDIAGMVAAQGIFTTRGGMTSHAAVVARGMGKCCVAGCGEVEVDYRTETMKVKGYVLKKGDVITLDGSTGEVFLGEVKTIEPKLDQYFERIMKIADRTRKLKVRTNADTPKDAQTAKNFGAEGIGLCRTEHMFFGADRIDAVREMIIADNKMDREKALSKLLPMQRDDFYQLFKIMDGLPVTIRLLDPPLHEFVPHSDEETKELAKRIGTDYERLRSKVKALHEFNPMLGHRGCRLAITYPEIYIMQVRAIAEAACMILKEGLKLSAPEIMIPLVATDKELDMLRHQAETEVKKVQNEKNMKFDYAIGTMIELPRAALTADAIAEHADFFSFGTNDLTQTTLGLSRDDSGRFLGSYVSSGILAKDPFQSIDQVGVGSLVKMGVELGRRMKPSLKIGVCGEHGGDPESIEFFHKAGLDYVSCSPFRVPIARLAAARAALLTKTLHS, encoded by the coding sequence ATGAACCAGAACGTCACACTTGAAAAGCCAAACACTACCAAAGCAGCGATTCCGCAGAAGTTCGTTTACTTCTTCGCAGCCGGGGACTCCGAAGGCAATGCTGGGATGAAAAACATCTTGGGCGGTAAAGGTGCCAACCTTGCGGAAATGACTTCCTTGGGAATTCCGGTTCCTCCAGGATTTACGATTTCTACCGAAATCTGCACGCACTTTTATGAAGAAGGCGGAAAGCTTCCTGAGTGGGTTCGTCCAAAAGTTATTGAAGCCATGCAAAAAGTCGAAGCTAAAATCGGTAAAAAATTCGGTGACGTGAACAATCCATTGCTAGTGTCAGTTCGCTCCGGTGCTCGCGCTTCCATGCCGGGTATGATGGATACCATTTTAAATCTTGGTTTGAATGATCAAACAGTTGAGGGCTTGGCTAAGTCTTCTAACAATCCTCGCTTTGCTTGGGACTCTTATCGTCGTTTCATCCAGATGTACTCAGACGTTGTGATGGGCATGAACTCCTCACTTCTTGAAGTGACTTTGGAAGATATGAAAGAGGAAAAGCACTACAAGCTTGATACAGAATTGACTGTGGATGATTTGAAAGCCCTTGTTAAAAAGTTCAAAGAACTTGTTCACCAAATGACAGGTCAATCGTTCCCGGCAGATCCTTGGGAGCAACTGTGGGGTTCTGTTTCTGCGGTCTTCCGTTCTTGGAACACGCCTCGCGCGATTACTTACCGTGAACTTCACAGCATTCCAGCTGCTTGGGGTACGGCAGTGAACATTCAATCAATGGTCTTCGGTAACATGGGTGATGATTCAGCAACAGGTGTTGCATTCACTCGTAACCCATCGACAGGTGATAAAGCATTCTATGGTGAGTTCTTGATCAATGCTCAAGGTGAAGACGTTGTTGCGGGTATCCGTACTCCACAGCCGATCACTAAAATTGCTGCGGCAGCAACCGGTGTTCAGTCTTTGGAAGAAGCGCTTCCAAAAGCTTACCAACAGCTTGTTGATATTTATAAAAAACTAGAGGGTCACTACCGCGATATGCAAGATATCGAGTTCACAATCGAGCGCTCGACATTGTGGATGCTGCAAACTCGTAACGGAAAACGTACGGCGGCTGCGGCTTTGAAAATTGCTTGCGATATGATCGATGAAAAGTTGATCACGGAAGAAGAAGCTCTGCTTCGTTTGGACCCGTCGTCTTTGGATCAGCTTCTGCATCCAACCTTGGATCCGAAAGCTCAAAAAACACAATTGGCAAAAGGCCTGCCAGCGTCACCAGGTGGCGTGAATGGTCAGATCGTCTTCACATCCGAAGAAGCTGTAGAGTGGAAAGAACAAGGCAAGAAAGTCATCCTAGTTCGCGTTGAAACGTCTCCGGAAGACATCGCGGGTATGGTGGCAGCCCAAGGTATCTTTACAACTCGCGGGGGTATGACGTCTCATGCGGCGGTTGTCGCGCGTGGTATGGGTAAATGCTGCGTAGCTGGTTGTGGTGAGGTCGAAGTCGACTACCGCACTGAAACGATGAAAGTGAAAGGCTACGTTCTTAAAAAAGGCGATGTGATCACTTTGGATGGTTCTACGGGTGAAGTGTTCTTGGGCGAAGTTAAAACGATTGAACCAAAATTGGATCAATACTTTGAGCGCATCATGAAAATCGCAGATCGCACTCGTAAGTTGAAAGTTCGTACGAACGCAGACACTCCGAAGGATGCGCAAACAGCTAAAAATTTCGGCGCTGAAGGTATCGGGCTTTGCCGTACAGAGCACATGTTCTTTGGTGCAGATCGTATCGACGCTGTTCGCGAAATGATCATTGCTGATAACAAAATGGATCGCGAAAAGGCGTTGTCTAAACTCTTGCCAATGCAACGAGATGACTTCTATCAATTATTCAAGATTATGGACGGTTTGCCTGTAACAATCCGTTTGTTGGATCCACCTCTTCATGAATTCGTTCCACACTCTGATGAGGAAACGAAAGAGTTGGCAAAACGTATCGGAACTGACTATGAACGACTTCGTTCCAAAGTAAAAGCTTTGCACGAATTCAACCCGATGTTGGGTCACCGTGGTTGCCGCTTGGCGATTACTTATCCTGAAATCTACATCATGCAAGTTCGCGCCATCGCGGAAGCGGCATGTATGATTTTGAAAGAAGGTTTGAAACTTTCTGCTCCAGAAATCATGATCCCACTTGTGGCGACTGATAAAGAACTAGATATGCTTCGTCACCAAGCAGAGACTGAAGTTAAAAAAGTTCAAAACGAAAAGAACATGAAGTTTGACTATGCGATCGGCACTATGATCGAGCTTCCTCGTGCAGCTCTAACAGCAGATGCTATTGCTGAACACGCAGACTTCTTTAGCTTTGGTACCAACGATTTGACTCAAACGACGTTGGGTCTTTCTCGTGACGACTCAGGCAGATTCTTGGGTTCTTACGTTTCCAGCGGTATCTTAGCAAAAGATCCATTCCAATCTATCGACCAAGTGGGCGTGGGCTCCTTGGTAAAAATGGGAGTCGAGTTGGGTCGTCGCATGAAACCGTCTCTGAAAATTGGGGTGTGCGGTGAGCATGGTGGTGATCCAGAATCTATCGAGTTCTTCCATAAGGCGGGACTGGATTACGTATCTTGTTCTCCATTCCGCGTACCGATCGCAAGACTGGCAGCTGCAAGAGCGGCTCTGCTAACAAAAACCCTTCATTCTTAA
- a CDS encoding glycine--tRNA ligase produces MSTPEIRPLTDLATLVSLSKRRGFVFQSSEIYGGLGSCWDYGPLGSLMKLNVKRAWWNAMTRRPDIVGLDAAILMHPQVWKASGHVDGFSDPLVDCKECKTRFRADNTESYLKDKKCPNCGSKNLSEERNFNLMFKTHMGPLEDSASVVYLRPETAQGHFVNFLNCQQSSRYKVPFGIAAIGKSFRNEITPGNFIFRTREFEQMEMQYFVKPGTDEKFFEEWKERRLAFYSKYGIKKENLKVHVHEKLAHYARAAVDVEYKFPMGFSELEGIHNRSDFDLTQHMKFSGKNLEYFDEANKEKFIPYVIETAVGCDRLFLAFMCDAYREEVTKDEAGKEDVRVVMGLHPEIAPFKVAILPLSKKEELTSIADKLRDQLAEDFDVTYDEAASIGKRYRRQDEIGTPFCVTIDFDTINDQAVTVRHRDTMVQERIPMSQLNAYVAGKIKNF; encoded by the coding sequence ATGAGCACTCCCGAAATCAGACCCCTTACCGATTTAGCCACTCTTGTCAGCCTTAGCAAACGTCGTGGATTTGTTTTTCAATCATCTGAAATTTACGGTGGTTTGGGAAGCTGCTGGGACTATGGTCCGCTGGGCTCATTGATGAAGCTAAATGTGAAACGTGCATGGTGGAATGCAATGACTCGCAGACCAGACATCGTGGGTCTTGATGCGGCGATCTTGATGCATCCCCAAGTTTGGAAGGCGTCGGGCCACGTGGATGGTTTCTCAGACCCATTGGTTGACTGTAAGGAGTGTAAAACGCGTTTCCGCGCTGACAACACCGAATCTTACCTTAAAGATAAAAAGTGCCCGAATTGTGGCAGCAAAAACTTGTCTGAAGAACGTAACTTCAATTTGATGTTCAAAACTCACATGGGTCCATTGGAGGACTCTGCAAGTGTTGTGTACTTGCGTCCTGAAACAGCTCAAGGTCACTTTGTGAATTTCTTGAACTGCCAACAATCATCTCGTTACAAAGTACCATTTGGTATTGCGGCGATTGGTAAATCATTCCGTAACGAAATCACTCCGGGTAACTTCATTTTCAGAACTCGCGAATTCGAACAAATGGAAATGCAATATTTCGTTAAACCTGGAACTGACGAAAAATTCTTTGAAGAGTGGAAAGAGCGTCGTTTGGCTTTCTACTCCAAGTACGGTATCAAAAAGGAAAACTTGAAAGTTCACGTTCACGAAAAGCTTGCGCACTATGCGCGTGCTGCGGTTGACGTTGAATACAAATTCCCGATGGGTTTCTCGGAACTTGAAGGTATCCATAACCGTTCTGACTTTGACTTGACTCAACACATGAAGTTCTCCGGTAAAAACTTGGAGTACTTCGATGAAGCGAACAAAGAAAAATTCATCCCGTACGTTATCGAAACAGCTGTGGGTTGTGATCGCTTGTTCCTAGCGTTCATGTGCGATGCTTATCGTGAAGAAGTGACGAAGGACGAAGCGGGTAAAGAAGACGTGCGCGTGGTCATGGGTCTTCACCCTGAAATCGCTCCGTTCAAAGTGGCGATTTTGCCATTGTCGAAAAAAGAAGAGCTTACTTCGATCGCAGATAAATTGCGCGACCAACTGGCTGAAGATTTCGACGTGACATACGACGAAGCAGCTTCCATCGGTAAACGCTACCGTCGCCAAGACGAGATCGGTACTCCGTTCTGCGTAACTATCGACTTTGATACCATCAACGACCAAGCTGTGACTGTCCGTCACCGCGACACGATGGTTCAAGAGCGCATCCCAATGTCTCAGTTAAACGCTTACGTGGCCGGCAAAATTAAAAACTTCTAA